In the Flavobacterium acetivorans genome, one interval contains:
- the nuoE gene encoding complex I 24 kDa subunit family protein has protein sequence MERTHYKQEINMTEALMNRINELISHYPADKRKSALLPVLHEVQDAHENWLSIELMDKVAEILQILPIEVYEVVSFYSMYNQKPVGKYMFEFCQTSPCCLNGTEDLMDYTCEKLGVKIGETTPDGLFEVKGVECLGACGYAPMMQLGDFYKEHLTKEKIDQLIADCRDNKIILHDK, from the coding sequence ATGGAACGTACACATTACAAACAAGAAATAAACATGACTGAAGCATTGATGAATCGCATCAATGAATTAATTAGTCATTATCCTGCAGACAAACGAAAATCAGCCTTACTCCCTGTTTTACACGAAGTTCAGGACGCTCATGAAAACTGGCTGAGTATCGAACTAATGGATAAAGTAGCCGAAATTCTTCAAATACTACCCATTGAAGTTTATGAGGTGGTTTCCTTTTATTCCATGTACAATCAGAAACCTGTTGGGAAATACATGTTTGAATTTTGTCAAACTTCACCATGTTGCTTAAACGGCACCGAAGACTTGATGGATTATACCTGTGAAAAACTGGGTGTAAAAATCGGAGAAACTACTCCAGACGGACTCTTTGAAGTAAAAGGAGTAGAATGTCTGGGAGCCTGTGGTTATGCCCCGATGATGCAATTGGGTGATTTTTACAAAGAGCATCTTACCAAAGAAAAAATCGATCAGCTAATTGCTGATTGCCGAGATAATAAAATAATATTACACGATAAATAA
- the nuoL gene encoding NADH-quinone oxidoreductase subunit L has protein sequence MNTNLALLLLLAPFLGFLFNIFFGKNIGKTASGIIGTLTVVLSFALSIFFFLKINQSQQPISIQLFDWIQISNFKVDFGFLLDQLSVLWLLFVTGIGSLIHLYSISYMHDDENMHKFFAYLNLFIFFMIALVIGSNLLVLFIGWEGVGLCSYLLIGFWHKNQDFNDAAKKAFIMNRIGDLGLLIGIFIIGSLFSTLDYATLKTAIAGATDLNMYWISAAAFALFIGACGKSAQIPLYTWLPDAMAGPTPVSALIHAATMVTAGIFMITRLNFLFDLAPDVQNIIAIVGSVTALVAATIALVQTDIKKVLAYSTVSQLGLMFLALGLGAYEVAVFHVITHAFFKACLFLGSGSVIHALHGEQDMRKMGGLKKVMGITFITFLISSLAISGIPPFSGFFSKDEILLVAFEHNKVLWFIASLASLMTAFYMFRLLYLTFFKEFRGTAEQKSHLHESPSLITFPLIVLAILATIGGLISLPTNSWLNAYLAPLFTRTTTEAHHFGTTEYVLMAVAVIGGIVGIAIAYTKYIKQNQIPAEDAQITGFAKVLYNKYYVDEIYDFLFVKSTNSLSRFFRDNIETTLSSAVFGLEKVTNEIAFQGRKLQSGSIGFYLFAFVLGLCAIVTYLFLAQ, from the coding sequence ATGAATACAAATTTAGCTTTACTCTTATTATTAGCTCCTTTTTTAGGATTTTTATTTAATATTTTCTTCGGAAAAAACATTGGAAAAACGGCTTCTGGGATAATCGGAACACTCACTGTAGTGCTTTCATTTGCGCTAAGCATTTTCTTTTTTCTTAAAATAAATCAAAGCCAACAACCAATCAGCATTCAACTATTTGATTGGATTCAAATCAGTAATTTCAAAGTAGATTTTGGTTTTCTTCTAGATCAATTATCTGTTTTATGGTTGCTTTTTGTAACCGGAATTGGTTCCCTGATACACTTGTACTCCATCAGCTACATGCATGATGATGAGAACATGCACAAATTTTTTGCTTATTTGAATCTGTTTATCTTCTTCATGATTGCTTTGGTAATTGGAAGCAACTTATTGGTATTATTTATCGGTTGGGAAGGCGTTGGACTTTGTTCTTACCTACTTATCGGATTTTGGCATAAAAACCAAGACTTCAATGATGCGGCTAAAAAAGCGTTTATCATGAACAGAATTGGTGATTTAGGATTGTTAATCGGGATATTCATCATCGGCTCATTATTCTCAACTTTAGACTATGCAACTTTAAAAACAGCTATCGCTGGAGCAACAGATCTAAATATGTACTGGATTTCGGCTGCGGCCTTTGCTTTATTCATTGGAGCTTGCGGAAAATCGGCACAAATTCCATTGTACACTTGGTTGCCGGATGCAATGGCAGGACCTACGCCGGTTTCGGCATTGATACATGCCGCAACTATGGTTACCGCTGGGATCTTCATGATCACAAGATTGAATTTCTTATTTGATTTAGCTCCAGACGTTCAAAATATTATCGCTATTGTTGGTTCCGTTACTGCTTTGGTAGCTGCAACAATTGCCTTGGTACAAACCGACATCAAAAAAGTTTTGGCCTATTCTACAGTTTCACAATTGGGATTAATGTTTTTAGCATTAGGATTAGGCGCCTATGAAGTTGCCGTTTTCCACGTGATCACACATGCTTTCTTCAAAGCTTGTTTGTTCTTGGGTTCTGGTTCAGTTATTCATGCTTTGCACGGAGAACAAGACATGCGCAAAATGGGTGGATTGAAAAAAGTAATGGGAATTACATTTATCACTTTCTTAATCTCTTCATTGGCGATTTCCGGAATTCCACCATTTTCAGGATTTTTCTCGAAAGATGAAATCTTGTTAGTGGCTTTTGAACACAATAAAGTATTATGGTTTATCGCTTCATTGGCTTCGCTTATGACCGCTTTTTATATGTTCCGTTTATTATACCTTACATTCTTCAAAGAATTTAGGGGCACAGCCGAACAAAAAAGTCATTTACACGAAAGTCCTTCTCTCATCACTTTTCCTTTAATTGTTTTGGCAATTTTAGCTACAATTGGTGGATTGATTAGTTTACCAACGAACAGCTGGTTGAATGCTTATCTTGCTCCTTTATTTACACGAACAACAACCGAAGCACATCATTTTGGAACTACGGAATATGTCTTGATGGCCGTAGCCGTAATTGGTGGAATAGTAGGAATTGCAATTGCTTATACAAAATACATCAAACAAAATCAAATTCCTGCCGAAGATGCTCAGATTACTGGTTTTGCAAAAGTTTTATATAACAAATATTATGTAGATGAAATCTATGACTTTTTATTTGTAAAATCAACAAACAGCCTATCTAGATTTTTTAGAGACAATATCGAAACTACATTGTCCTCAGCTGTTTTTGGATTAGAAAAAGTAACCAACGAAATAGCGTTTCAAGGAAGAAAATTACAAAGCGGAAGTATCGGTTTTTATCTTTTTGCTTTTGTTTTAGGGCTTTGCGCCATTGTAACCTATTTATTTTTAGCTCAATAA
- the nuoK gene encoding NADH-quinone oxidoreductase subunit NuoK, whose protein sequence is MNNILNEIGIENYIFLSTILFCIGIFGVLYRRNAIIVFMSIEIMLNAVNLLFVAFSTYHQDAQGQIFVFFSMAVAAAEVAVGLAILVSIFRNLGSIDINNLKNLKG, encoded by the coding sequence ATGAATAATATTTTAAATGAAATAGGCATCGAAAACTACATTTTTCTCTCTACTATACTTTTTTGTATTGGGATTTTTGGAGTTTTATACAGACGCAATGCTATCATTGTATTTATGTCTATCGAAATTATGTTGAATGCGGTCAACCTTTTATTTGTTGCCTTTTCTACATATCACCAAGATGCCCAAGGACAAATCTTTGTGTTTTTCTCAATGGCTGTTGCGGCCGCAGAGGTTGCAGTAGGTCTAGCCATTCTAGTTTCGATCTTTAGAAATTTAGGTTCGATTGACATCAATAATTTAAAAAACTTAAAAGGATAA
- a CDS encoding NADH-quinone oxidoreductase subunit D has translation MSELLLPPEHRYAKIIKEKLNEDGSELSILNLGPTHPATHGIFQNILLMDGERILDAEPTIGYIHRAFEKIAENRPFYQITPLTDRMNYCSSPINNMGWWMTVEKLLDIEVPKRAQYLRVIVMELARIADHIICNSILGVDTGAYTGFLYVFQFREKIYEIYEEICGARLTTNMGRIGGFERDWSPEAFRKLDLFLEEFPAAWKEFENLFERNRIFIDRTVNVGPISAEQAMSYGFTGPNLRAAGVDYDVRVAHPYSSYEDFDFIIPVGKSGDTYDRFCVRNAEVWESLSIIRQALAKMPEGNEYHAEVPDYYLPPKEDVYTSMESLIYHFKIVMGEVPVPVAEIYHAVEGGNGELGFYLETDGSRTPYRLHFRRPCFIYYQAYPEMIKGALLSDAIVILSSLNVIAGELDA, from the coding sequence ATGTCAGAACTATTATTACCCCCAGAGCATCGATATGCTAAAATAATAAAAGAGAAGCTAAATGAAGACGGAAGCGAGCTTTCTATTCTGAATTTAGGCCCTACTCACCCTGCTACACACGGAATTTTTCAAAACATATTGTTAATGGATGGGGAACGGATTTTAGATGCCGAACCAACTATTGGCTACATTCACCGTGCTTTTGAAAAAATCGCTGAAAATCGTCCTTTTTACCAAATTACTCCACTTACGGACCGAATGAACTATTGCTCTTCCCCTATCAACAATATGGGATGGTGGATGACTGTAGAAAAACTATTGGATATTGAAGTGCCAAAACGTGCGCAATATTTAAGGGTTATCGTGATGGAATTGGCCAGAATAGCGGATCACATTATCTGTAACTCTATTCTAGGGGTAGATACGGGTGCTTATACCGGCTTCCTTTATGTTTTCCAGTTTAGAGAAAAAATATACGAAATCTACGAAGAAATTTGTGGCGCTCGTTTAACAACGAATATGGGAAGAATTGGTGGTTTCGAAAGAGACTGGTCACCAGAAGCTTTTAGAAAATTAGACTTGTTTTTAGAAGAATTTCCGGCAGCTTGGAAAGAATTCGAAAACTTATTCGAAAGAAATAGAATTTTTATTGACAGAACCGTAAACGTTGGACCAATATCTGCTGAACAAGCCATGTCCTACGGATTCACAGGGCCGAACTTACGTGCCGCAGGTGTCGATTACGATGTTCGTGTAGCACATCCGTACAGTTCTTACGAGGATTTTGACTTCATAATTCCAGTAGGAAAATCAGGTGATACTTACGACCGTTTTTGCGTGCGTAACGCCGAAGTTTGGGAAAGCTTAAGTATCATTCGTCAAGCATTGGCAAAAATGCCGGAAGGAAATGAATATCATGCCGAAGTTCCTGATTATTACCTGCCTCCAAAAGAAGATGTTTACACTAGCATGGAATCGTTAATATATCACTTTAAAATTGTAATGGGAGAAGTCCCTGTTCCAGTGGCAGAAATATATCATGCAGTAGAAGGCGGTAACGGAGAACTTGGTTTTTATTTAGAAACAGACGGAAGCCGTACTCCTTATAGACTCCATTTTAGAAGACCTTGCTTTATTTATTATCAAGCCTATCCTGAAATGATCAAAGGAGCATTACTCTCTGATGCTATTGTGATTTTGTCAAGTTTAAATGTAATTGCCGGAGAATTAGACGCATAA
- a CDS encoding NADH-quinone oxidoreductase subunit J family protein, whose amino-acid sequence MSTILIIFCVLAAITLATAFLTIFSRNPIHSALYLVICFFSIAGHYLLLNSQFLAIMHLIVYSGAIMILFLFTVMLMNLNKENEVHKPRITRLGAIVSFCLICIVLILVFINSKPIIGEYVTTGEDYQSIKVLGHVLLNEYMVPFEFASILLLVAMIGAVLLSKKEKKEK is encoded by the coding sequence ATGTCAACGATACTTATTATATTTTGTGTTTTAGCTGCCATCACTTTGGCAACAGCCTTTTTGACTATTTTTAGCAGAAACCCTATTCACAGTGCACTTTATTTGGTAATCTGTTTTTTCTCTATTGCAGGTCATTATTTATTATTGAACTCTCAGTTTCTGGCAATAATGCATCTTATTGTCTATTCAGGGGCAATTATGATTTTATTCTTGTTTACTGTCATGTTGATGAATTTAAATAAAGAAAATGAAGTACATAAACCAAGAATTACGCGTTTAGGAGCTATTGTCTCTTTTTGTTTGATTTGTATCGTTCTAATTTTGGTTTTTATCAACTCTAAACCAATTATTGGCGAATATGTTACCACAGGAGAAGATTACCAATCCATAAAAGTTTTGGGTCATGTGTTGTTGAACGAATATATGGTACCTTTTGAATTTGCCTCTATTCTGCTTTTAGTAGCAATGATTGGAGCAGTTCTATTGTCTAAAAAAGAAAAAAAAGAGAAATAA
- a CDS encoding NuoI/complex I 23 kDa subunit family protein, whose product MSIESISLSGRKKQVSNKEMSFWERMYLVAIVKGLMITLKHLFSRKVTIQYPEQVREMSPVYRGQHQLKRDELGRENCTACGLCALSCPAEAITMKAAERKPEEKMLYREEKYASIYEINMLRCIFCGLCEEACPKDAIYLTTSKVLVPANYDREDFIFGKDKLVMPLDIAMKNAQLKNAN is encoded by the coding sequence ATGTCAATAGAAAGCATATCCTTATCGGGAAGAAAAAAGCAAGTCTCCAATAAAGAGATGAGCTTTTGGGAAAGAATGTACCTTGTTGCGATTGTCAAAGGTTTGATGATTACATTAAAACATTTATTCTCCAGAAAAGTGACCATTCAATATCCTGAACAGGTTCGTGAAATGAGTCCTGTCTATAGAGGCCAACACCAATTGAAACGTGATGAACTAGGGAGAGAAAACTGTACCGCATGTGGATTATGCGCACTTTCTTGCCCGGCAGAAGCCATTACAATGAAAGCCGCTGAACGCAAACCAGAAGAAAAAATGCTATACCGCGAGGAAAAATATGCTTCAATCTATGAAATCAACATGTTGCGTTGTATTTTTTGCGGATTGTGTGAAGAAGCTTGTCCAAAAGACGCTATTTACCTGACTACTTCAAAAGTATTGGTTCCCGCTAACTATGACAGAGAAGATTTTATTTTCGGTAAAGACAAATTAGTTATGCCTTTGGATATCGCAATGAAAAATGCTCAACTTAAAAACGCTAACTAA
- the nuoF gene encoding NADH-quinone oxidoreductase subunit NuoF has product MSKKILLDKINIPGIKTYEVYRQNGGYASVEKAIKSMTPDEVVEQVKTSGLRGRGGAGFPAGMKWSFIDKKSGKPRHLVCNADESEPGTFKDRYLMEFIPHLLIEGMITSSFALGANLSYIYIRGEYMWVYKILERAIAEAKAAGWLGKNILGSGYDLELYVHCGAGAYICGEETALIESLEGKRGNPRIKPPFPAVSGLWANPTVVNNVETIATVPWIINNSGDDYAKIGIGRSTGTKLISASGNIKNPGVYEIELGLSVYEFMNSDEYLGGMSSDRPLKALVPGGSSVPILPADLIYKTANGEDRLMSYESLSDGGFATGSMLGSGGFIVYDDTACIVRNTWNFARFYHHESCGQCTPCREGTGWLEKVLHRIENGHGREEDIDLLWSIQSKIEGNTICPLGDAASWPVAAAIRHFRDEFEYHVRFPERIKNRNHFVAEPFEKVKHLVTKQTV; this is encoded by the coding sequence ATGTCAAAAAAAATATTATTAGACAAAATAAACATTCCTGGAATCAAAACCTATGAAGTATACCGTCAAAACGGTGGTTATGCTTCGGTCGAAAAAGCGATCAAATCAATGACTCCTGACGAAGTTGTTGAGCAAGTTAAAACATCAGGACTTCGTGGTCGTGGTGGCGCTGGATTCCCTGCCGGAATGAAATGGAGTTTTATTGATAAAAAATCAGGAAAACCAAGACATTTAGTTTGTAATGCCGATGAATCAGAGCCAGGGACATTCAAAGACCGTTATTTGATGGAATTTATTCCTCATTTACTGATTGAAGGAATGATTACTTCCAGTTTTGCTTTGGGCGCAAACCTTTCTTACATCTACATTCGTGGAGAATACATGTGGGTTTATAAAATTCTGGAAAGAGCCATCGCCGAAGCAAAAGCGGCAGGTTGGTTAGGAAAGAATATATTAGGCTCTGGTTATGACTTAGAACTTTATGTTCATTGTGGTGCCGGTGCTTACATCTGTGGGGAAGAAACCGCATTGATTGAATCCTTAGAAGGAAAAAGAGGAAATCCTCGTATCAAACCGCCATTCCCAGCCGTTTCAGGACTTTGGGCTAATCCTACAGTGGTTAACAATGTAGAAACTATAGCTACGGTGCCATGGATTATCAATAATTCTGGTGATGATTATGCAAAAATTGGAATCGGAAGATCTACGGGAACCAAATTAATTTCGGCTTCAGGAAATATCAAGAATCCGGGTGTTTATGAAATTGAATTGGGTTTAAGTGTTTACGAATTCATGAATTCAGATGAATATTTAGGCGGCATGAGTTCTGACCGACCTTTGAAAGCATTAGTGCCCGGAGGATCATCAGTGCCAATTTTACCTGCCGATTTAATATACAAAACCGCCAACGGTGAAGACCGCTTGATGTCTTACGAATCTTTGAGTGACGGTGGATTTGCAACAGGATCAATGTTAGGTTCGGGAGGTTTTATAGTTTACGATGATACGGCTTGTATTGTACGTAACACTTGGAATTTTGCCCGTTTTTACCACCACGAAAGTTGCGGACAATGTACCCCATGTCGTGAAGGTACAGGATGGTTAGAAAAAGTATTACATCGTATCGAAAACGGCCACGGTCGTGAAGAAGATATCGATTTGCTTTGGAGCATTCAAAGTAAAATTGAAGGGAACACTATTTGTCCATTAGGTGATGCGGCTTCTTGGCCGGTAGCAGCAGCTATCCGTCATTTTAGAGACGAATTTGAATACCATGTTCGCTTCCCGGAAAGAATAAAAAACAGAAACCATTTTGTTGCTGAACCTTTTGAAAAAGTAAAGCATTTAGTAACGAAACAAACAGTTTAA
- the nuoH gene encoding NADH-quinone oxidoreductase subunit NuoH, which produces MDSTIIIEKSIIILVVFAITMLMAMYSTLAERKVAAWIQDRIGPNRAGKGGVLQPLADGLKLFSKEEFEPNTPNRFLFFVGPAIAMSTALMTSAVIPWGDKFHLFGRDIILQATDIDVALLYIIGILSIGVYGIMIGGWASNNKFSLMGAIRAASQMISYEVAMGLSLIALLMMTGTLSLREISLQQEGMNWNVFYQPLSFLIFLVCAFAETNRTPFDLAECETELIGGYHLEYSSMKMGFYLFAEYANMFISSAILAVLFFGGYNYPGMSWAVENWGVNIANVIGIGVLFVKICGFIFFYMWVRWTIPRFRYDQLMHLGWRILIPLSIINIIITGIVILRAEIAVFLGF; this is translated from the coding sequence ATGGATAGTACAATCATTATAGAAAAAAGCATCATCATACTAGTCGTTTTTGCCATTACTATGCTTATGGCAATGTACTCTACTCTTGCTGAAAGAAAAGTTGCCGCCTGGATACAAGACCGTATTGGTCCCAACAGAGCCGGAAAAGGTGGTGTTTTACAACCACTTGCCGATGGATTAAAATTATTCTCCAAAGAAGAATTTGAACCAAACACACCAAACCGTTTTTTATTTTTCGTAGGTCCGGCAATTGCCATGAGCACCGCTCTAATGACCAGCGCCGTAATTCCTTGGGGAGATAAATTTCATCTTTTTGGGAGAGACATCATTTTACAAGCCACTGACATTGATGTTGCCTTATTATACATCATCGGTATATTGTCTATAGGTGTTTACGGAATTATGATCGGTGGATGGGCATCTAACAATAAATTCTCCTTAATGGGTGCAATTCGTGCCGCTTCACAAATGATCTCTTATGAAGTAGCGATGGGATTGTCATTAATAGCCTTATTGATGATGACTGGTACCTTGAGTCTAAGAGAAATTTCATTACAACAAGAAGGAATGAACTGGAATGTGTTTTACCAGCCACTTTCTTTCTTGATTTTCTTAGTTTGTGCCTTTGCAGAAACTAACAGAACACCATTTGACTTAGCGGAATGTGAAACCGAATTAATTGGAGGATATCATCTAGAGTATTCTTCGATGAAAATGGGATTCTATTTATTTGCTGAATATGCCAATATGTTTATCTCCTCTGCTATACTTGCCGTTTTATTCTTTGGAGGTTATAATTATCCCGGAATGAGCTGGGCTGTGGAGAACTGGGGTGTAAACATTGCCAATGTAATAGGAATTGGAGTATTATTTGTAAAAATATGCGGTTTCATTTTCTTCTATATGTGGGTAAGATGGACAATTCCAAGATTTAGATACGATCAATTGATGCACTTAGGATGGAGAATTTTAATTCCATTGTCTATCATCAATATCATTATTACCGGAATCGTAATTTTGAGAGCTGAAATAGCAGTATTCTTAGGGTTTTAA
- a CDS encoding NADH-quinone oxidoreductase subunit C: MALENTDIQDKLTQNFGEEVFNFQQQKDIFTFEIDADKNKAIILFLKNDPSLQFHFLTDLCGIHYPDNEVNKQFAIVYHLHNWYENKRIKIKTYINGEKPEIKTISNIFLSANWMERETFDFYGVDFIGHPQLKRILNMDEMISFPMRKEFPMEDGGRTDKDDRFFGRTIDNC; this comes from the coding sequence ATGGCATTAGAAAATACAGATATTCAAGATAAATTAACGCAAAACTTTGGTGAAGAAGTTTTCAATTTTCAACAGCAAAAAGACATTTTTACTTTTGAAATTGATGCTGACAAAAATAAAGCTATCATTTTATTCTTGAAAAACGATCCTAGCTTACAATTTCACTTTTTGACTGACTTATGCGGAATACATTATCCAGATAATGAAGTTAACAAGCAATTTGCAATTGTATATCATTTGCACAATTGGTACGAAAACAAACGTATAAAAATCAAAACCTACATCAACGGTGAAAAACCGGAAATAAAAACAATATCCAACATTTTCCTAAGTGCAAACTGGATGGAAAGAGAAACGTTTGATTTTTATGGAGTAGATTTTATAGGTCATCCACAATTGAAACGTATTTTAAATATGGATGAAATGATTTCTTTCCCAATGCGTAAAGAGTTCCCTATGGAAGACGGCGGAAGAACAGATAAAGACGATCGTTTTTTCGGTAGAACAATAGACAATTGCTAA
- a CDS encoding complex I subunit 4 family protein: protein MNVSLLLIILLVGAFATYLAGDKLAPKVALFFGLSALGCSIVLLNHFNAGENISFISQWINQPNIAFALKADGLSIAMLLLTTALTPIIIFSSFGNDYKNAKTFYSLILFMAFAMAGTFLAADGLLYYIFWELSLIPIYFIALIWGNGDTEERKKAVVKFFIYTLAGSLFMLVAFVYLYQQAGSFLLEDLYKLNLSATEQLWIFLAFFLAYAIKIPLIPFHTWQASVYQKAPTAGTMLLSGIMLKMGLYSVIRWQLPIAPLAAKEYMHIFIGLGIAGVIYGSIVALRQKDLKKLLAYSSLAHVGLIAAGSYTLTIDGLRGAVLQMIAHGFVVVGLFFIAEIIFRRYETRTIADMGGIRTQSPKFASMFLILVLASVALPTTFNFVGEFTVLYSLSQINIWFAFLGGTTIILGAYYMLKMYQNVMLGETNSKLFADVTAKEAITLVLIIAVIFFFGMYPKPITDLITPSLVNILTQINRIN, encoded by the coding sequence ATGAACGTATCACTACTATTAATTATACTTCTTGTTGGTGCATTTGCAACTTATCTTGCCGGTGACAAACTGGCTCCAAAAGTGGCTTTATTCTTTGGATTATCAGCTTTAGGATGTTCCATTGTATTATTAAACCATTTTAATGCCGGCGAAAACATTAGCTTCATAAGCCAATGGATCAACCAACCCAATATTGCTTTTGCTTTAAAAGCGGACGGTCTTTCAATCGCTATGCTATTATTGACAACGGCTTTGACTCCAATTATTATCTTTTCATCTTTTGGAAATGATTATAAAAATGCAAAAACCTTCTATAGTCTAATCTTGTTTATGGCTTTTGCTATGGCAGGAACTTTCTTAGCAGCCGATGGACTTTTATATTACATTTTCTGGGAATTGTCATTAATCCCTATTTACTTCATCGCATTAATTTGGGGTAACGGTGATACCGAAGAACGCAAAAAAGCAGTGGTAAAATTCTTTATCTATACCCTTGCCGGATCTTTATTCATGCTGGTTGCTTTTGTTTATTTGTACCAACAAGCAGGAAGCTTCCTATTGGAAGATTTATACAAATTAAATTTATCGGCTACTGAGCAATTGTGGATCTTCTTGGCTTTTTTCTTGGCCTATGCTATCAAAATTCCACTTATTCCTTTTCACACTTGGCAAGCCAGCGTATACCAAAAAGCGCCAACTGCGGGAACAATGCTTCTTTCAGGAATTATGCTAAAAATGGGATTGTACAGCGTTATCCGTTGGCAATTGCCTATTGCTCCGCTAGCAGCAAAAGAGTATATGCATATCTTCATTGGTCTTGGAATCGCTGGAGTTATCTACGGTTCAATTGTGGCTTTAAGACAAAAAGACTTGAAAAAATTATTGGCCTACTCTTCATTAGCCCACGTTGGACTAATTGCTGCGGGAAGTTATACACTAACTATTGACGGATTACGCGGTGCGGTTTTACAAATGATTGCTCACGGTTTTGTGGTTGTTGGATTGTTCTTCATTGCTGAAATCATTTTCAGAAGATACGAGACCAGAACTATTGCTGATATGGGTGGTATTCGTACCCAATCGCCAAAATTCGCTTCGATGTTCTTAATTTTAGTATTAGCATCTGTGGCACTTCCTACCACTTTCAACTTTGTTGGAGAATTTACCGTATTGTACAGTCTTTCTCAAATCAATATATGGTTTGCCTTTTTAGGAGGAACAACCATTATTTTGGGAGCTTACTATATGTTGAAAATGTACCAAAACGTAATGCTAGGAGAAACTAATAGCAAATTATTTGCGGATGTTACTGCTAAAGAAGCGATAACATTGGTACTTATTATCGCCGTTATTTTCTTCTTTGGAATGTATCCAAAACCAATTACAGACTTGATCACACCAAGTTTGGTAAATATTTTAACTCAAATTAATAGAATTAACTAG
- a CDS encoding 2Fe-2S iron-sulfur cluster-binding protein, translating into MKVTIDGQAIEVEPGTTILQAARMIGGESVPPAMCYYSKLKGSGGKCRCCLVEVAKGSEADPRPMPKLMASCVTGCMDGMEVNSKSSDRVKEARESVTEFLLINHPLDCPICDQAGECDLQDLSFEHGKAKSRFIEEKRTFEPEDIGPNIQLHMNRCILCQRCVQVADQLTDKRVHGVMDRGDHSNISTCISKAIDNEFSGNMIDVCPVGALTDKTFRFKSRVWFNKPFNAHRDCDKCCGKTTLWMFGDEIQRVTGRKDIYHEVEEFICNGCRFDHKDPADWVIEGPREFDKDSVINQNNYTQELETVHIATEEGILKGREQDRKKISMSAIPLKKEEGEDFKHGNL; encoded by the coding sequence ATGAAAGTAACAATAGACGGTCAAGCGATTGAAGTAGAACCAGGGACAACCATTCTACAAGCAGCACGTATGATAGGCGGGGAATCTGTTCCACCAGCAATGTGCTACTATTCTAAATTAAAAGGGAGCGGCGGAAAATGCCGTTGCTGTTTAGTAGAAGTTGCCAAAGGAAGTGAAGCAGATCCAAGACCAATGCCTAAACTAATGGCTTCCTGTGTAACAGGATGCATGGACGGCATGGAAGTAAACAGCAAATCTTCTGACAGAGTAAAAGAAGCCAGAGAATCAGTAACTGAATTCTTATTAATCAACCACCCACTAGACTGTCCTATTTGTGACCAAGCGGGCGAATGTGATTTACAGGATTTAAGTTTTGAGCACGGAAAGGCAAAAAGTCGTTTCATTGAAGAAAAAAGAACTTTTGAACCAGAAGATATTGGTCCAAATATTCAACTGCATATGAATCGTTGTATTTTATGCCAAAGATGTGTACAAGTTGCCGATCAATTGACAGATAAACGTGTACACGGTGTAATGGACAGAGGCGATCATTCGAATATTTCGACTTGTATCTCTAAAGCAATCGACAATGAATTTTCAGGAAACATGATCGATGTGTGCCCAGTAGGCGCATTGACTGATAAAACCTTCCGTTTCAAATCAAGAGTTTGGTTCAACAAACCATTCAATGCACACAGGGATTGCGACAAATGTTGCGGAAAAACAACCCTTTGGATGTTTGGAGACGAAATACAAAGAGTTACCGGAAGAAAAGACATCTATCATGAAGTAGAAGAATTTATCTGCAACGGCTGCCGTTTTGACCATAAAGATCCTGCTGATTGGGTTATTGAAGGACCAAGAGAGTTCGATAAAGATTCGGTTATCAACCAAAACAATTATACGCAAGAACTAGAAACAGTTCACATAGCTACCGAAGAAGGAATTCTTAAAGGAAGAGAGCAAGACCGTAAGAAAATAAGCATGTCTGCTATCCCATTGAAGAAAGAAGAAGGAGAAGATTTTAAACATGGTAATCTTTAA